From a single Paludibacter jiangxiensis genomic region:
- a CDS encoding serpin family protein, protein MKNIILCAALTGMLCVIFSCNDSKNVNQVVKPYEPIELSASQTQQVSADNSFAFDLLKNVNRSESNGNFFISPLSISQALGMTYNGAAGTTKTAMETALRRNGFSSDEINAYYKKLTDGLLGADPSTQLKIANSIWTRKDFPVLQSFYDVNAAYYGAKAQSLDFGQPSSKDIINNWCSQNTNGKVPHVIDDISNDVMMYLINAVYFKGIWKSQFKTSDTFSGSFAAPTGSVPVKYMKQENTFNYFGNDSVQCAELPYGNGAFSMVVVLPASNYSVDQIVDKMNSSTWKNWLGGMHSIKLHVELPKFKLSYKTLLNNSLSQMGMGIAFSNLADFSKIANGGGLAISRVLHNTFVTVDEEGTEAAAVTVVEMGYTSVGPQIASFIVNRPFLFFIKEKSTGTILFAGKILKPVIE, encoded by the coding sequence ATGAAAAACATTATTCTTTGTGCTGCATTAACAGGAATGCTGTGTGTGATTTTTTCCTGCAACGATTCGAAAAATGTCAATCAGGTGGTAAAGCCTTATGAGCCGATTGAACTCAGTGCTTCGCAAACGCAACAGGTTTCGGCCGATAATTCGTTTGCGTTCGATCTTCTCAAAAACGTTAACCGGTCAGAAAGCAACGGTAACTTTTTTATCTCTCCGTTAAGTATAAGTCAGGCTTTGGGCATGACATACAATGGTGCCGCCGGAACTACCAAAACAGCCATGGAAACTGCTTTGCGCCGCAATGGCTTCTCTTCCGACGAAATCAATGCCTATTATAAAAAATTGACAGATGGTTTGCTGGGTGCCGATCCGTCCACGCAGCTGAAAATTGCCAATTCGATTTGGACGCGGAAAGATTTTCCCGTTTTGCAGAGTTTCTACGACGTAAATGCCGCTTATTATGGAGCAAAGGCGCAGTCTCTCGATTTTGGACAACCTTCGTCAAAGGATATTATCAATAATTGGTGTAGCCAAAACACCAATGGTAAGGTTCCCCACGTAATCGATGATATTTCGAACGATGTGATGATGTATTTGATCAATGCCGTTTATTTTAAGGGAATATGGAAGTCTCAATTTAAGACATCGGATACCTTTAGCGGTAGTTTTGCTGCTCCTACCGGCTCTGTTCCTGTAAAATATATGAAGCAGGAGAATACGTTCAACTATTTTGGCAATGATAGTGTGCAGTGCGCCGAACTGCCCTACGGCAATGGAGCTTTTAGCATGGTAGTGGTGCTGCCTGCAAGCAACTATAGTGTCGACCAGATTGTAGATAAGATGAATAGTTCGACATGGAAGAACTGGCTGGGGGGAATGCATTCGATTAAGTTACATGTTGAACTACCTAAATTCAAACTTAGCTATAAAACGCTGTTGAATAATTCGTTGTCACAAATGGGAATGGGAATCGCTTTTTCTAATCTTGCTGACTTTTCAAAAATTGCAAATGGCGGAGGCTTGGCAATCAGCCGGGTTTTGCACAATACCTTTGTAACTGTCGACGAGGAGGGAACGGAGGCTGCAGCAGTAACTGTCGTTGAAATGGGCTATACATCTGTCGGACCGCAGATAGCTTCATTCATTGTCAACCGTCCATTTTTATTCTTTATCAAAGAGAAGAGTACCGGAACCATTTTGTTTGCCGGGAAGATACTCAAACCTGTCATCGAATAA
- the aroQ gene encoding type II 3-dehydroquinate dehydratase: protein MNILIINGPNLNLLGKREPEIYGTLTFDDVFSDLTARFSEHNFHYVQSNHEGTIIDTLHEHGFTIDGIVLNAGAYTHTSIAIADAIRSITSPVIEVHISNVFRREEYRHHSTISGACMGTIVGFGFDSYRLAIEALIERNKNK from the coding sequence ATGAATATTCTCATTATCAATGGTCCTAACCTTAATTTGCTGGGCAAAAGAGAACCGGAAATCTACGGAACGTTGACTTTCGATGACGTTTTTTCTGATCTTACGGCCCGTTTTTCCGAACATAACTTCCACTATGTTCAATCCAACCACGAAGGCACAATAATTGACACGCTTCATGAGCATGGATTTACGATCGATGGCATTGTGTTGAATGCGGGGGCTTATACGCATACTTCCATTGCTATTGCCGATGCAATTCGTTCCATCACATCTCCGGTGATAGAAGTGCATATTTCCAATGTTTTTCGTCGTGAGGAGTATCGTCACCATTCTACTATCTCGGGCGCTTGCATGGGTACTATAGTCGGTTTCGGATTCGACTCGTACCGTTTGGCTATTGAAGCGCTGATAGAGCGGAACAAAAACAAATGA
- the pyk gene encoding pyruvate kinase, translated as MIKYTKIVATLSDKQCDTAFLRELFNVGMNVVRLNTAHLDEAGLNKIVTNVRKVSKYIGVLVDTKGPEVRTTITPENIDIETGDRIKVVGNPQQPTTKECISVSYPFFVRDLKIGDDILIDDGEIDLKVIDKTDEYLVCEATNAGVLGSRKSVNVPGVRINLPSLTDRDREFIQYAIKHDIDFIAHSFVRNKQDILDIQKILDEQNSQIKIIAKIENQEGVDNIDEILQYAYGVMVARGDLGIEVAQEKIPAIQRRLIRKCVMAKKPVIVATQMLHTMIKNPRPTRAEVTDVANAIYSRTDAVMLSGETAYGKYPVEAVQTMARIAQEAEQAKMAENEIPISYSKDEFDVTSFLAHRAAEASSELGVKAIITDTYTGRTARFLAAYRGTSPVIAICYDKRPMRQLMLSYGIIPMYQALKEDRREYFFAALRLLLRKGLLKQNDLVAYLSGSSGLGGGTSFLEINHVGTILANDNEYILPTFR; from the coding sequence ATGATAAAATACACAAAGATTGTAGCCACGCTTTCGGACAAGCAATGTGATACAGCGTTTTTGCGCGAGTTGTTTAATGTCGGAATGAACGTGGTTCGCCTCAATACCGCTCACCTCGACGAAGCCGGACTGAATAAAATTGTGACAAACGTTCGGAAAGTATCGAAATATATCGGCGTACTGGTCGATACGAAAGGGCCGGAAGTACGTACTACCATAACCCCCGAAAATATTGATATCGAAACCGGAGATCGTATTAAAGTTGTGGGTAACCCACAGCAGCCGACCACCAAGGAGTGTATCTCTGTTTCGTACCCGTTCTTTGTTCGTGATCTGAAGATTGGCGACGATATTTTGATAGACGATGGTGAAATTGACCTCAAAGTGATCGATAAAACAGACGAATATCTTGTTTGCGAAGCGACCAATGCTGGTGTGCTGGGAAGCCGCAAGAGTGTTAATGTTCCGGGTGTGCGTATCAATTTGCCATCGTTGACCGATCGCGATCGCGAATTTATTCAGTATGCCATTAAACATGATATCGACTTTATTGCCCACTCTTTTGTGCGTAATAAGCAGGATATTCTCGATATTCAAAAGATCCTTGACGAACAGAATAGCCAGATCAAGATCATTGCCAAGATTGAAAACCAGGAGGGTGTCGATAATATTGACGAAATTCTGCAATATGCTTACGGTGTAATGGTGGCACGTGGTGACCTGGGTATTGAAGTGGCTCAGGAAAAGATTCCGGCAATTCAACGCCGTTTGATTCGTAAGTGTGTGATGGCAAAAAAACCGGTAATTGTGGCTACTCAGATGTTGCATACGATGATTAAAAATCCGCGTCCTACCCGTGCAGAGGTTACTGACGTGGCAAATGCTATCTATTCGCGTACGGATGCCGTGATGTTGAGTGGCGAAACTGCTTACGGTAAATATCCTGTTGAAGCGGTTCAGACGATGGCTCGTATTGCTCAGGAAGCCGAACAAGCCAAAATGGCGGAAAACGAAATTCCTATTTCTTACTCCAAAGATGAGTTTGATGTTACTTCGTTTTTGGCACACCGTGCTGCCGAAGCATCTTCAGAACTTGGTGTAAAAGCTATTATTACAGATACCTATACGGGTCGTACGGCTCGCTTTCTGGCGGCTTACCGCGGAACCAGTCCTGTGATTGCTATTTGCTATGACAAACGCCCAATGCGTCAGTTGATGTTGTCATACGGAATTATTCCTATGTATCAGGCTTTGAAAGAAGATCGCAGGGAATACTTCTTCGCAGCATTGCGCCTTTTGTTGCGTAAAGGATTGCTTAAACAAAACGACTTGGTAGCTTACCTGAGTGGTAGTTCCGGATTGGGTGGTGGAACATCGTTCCTGGAAATCAATCATGTGGGGACAATTCTTGCAAACGATAACGAATATATCCTTCCAACATTCCGATAA
- a CDS encoding elongation factor G, translated as MKVYQSNEIKNISLLGSSGSGKTTLIEAMLYESGIIKRRGTVEGQNTVSDYFPVEHEYGYSVFSTVTHVEWNGKKLNIIDCPGSDDFIGGVITSLNVTDTAIILLNTPYGVEVGTQNHLRYTERFSKPVIFVANQLDHEKADFDQLLEQLKEQYGGKVVQIQFPLNTGAGFNAVIDVLKMKMYRWKPEGGAPEELEIPNEYKDKADDLHNKLVESAAEHDEELMEKYFEQGSLTEDEMRFGIRKGLVHRDMFPVFCVCSGRDMGVRRLMEFLGNVVPYVQDLPKPVTKDGTEVAPDATKPTSLFVFKTSIEPHIGEVSYFKVMSGKVHEGDDLVNVSRGTKERINQIFSVAGSLRDKVEELVAGDIGATVKLKETRTGNTLNAKGCEYEFPSISYPDPKFRRAIKAKNEADSEKLSEILTRMHEEDPTWIIEMSKELKQTIVYGQGEFHLRTLKWRIENNDKVMIDYIEPKIPYRETITKSARADYRHKKQSGGAGQFGEVHLIIEPYFEGMPTPDLYKFNGQEFKISVRDKQEIPLEWGGKLVFINSIVGGAIDARFLPAILKGILDKIEQGPLTGSYARDVRVIVYDGKMHPVDSNEISFRLAGRNAFSTAFKQASPKLLEPIYDVEVLAPSDRLGDVMSDLQGRRAIIMGMHSEKGFEKLTAKVPLKELSSYSTTLSSLTGGRASFTMKFASYELVPMDVQDKLLKEYEATQLERE; from the coding sequence ATGAAAGTTTATCAATCAAATGAAATTAAGAACATCTCACTATTGGGAAGTTCGGGATCCGGGAAAACCACTCTTATAGAAGCGATGCTCTATGAGAGTGGTATTATAAAACGTCGCGGCACGGTTGAGGGACAAAACACAGTCTCCGACTATTTTCCGGTAGAACACGAGTATGGATATTCCGTATTTTCAACTGTAACACATGTCGAATGGAACGGGAAAAAGCTCAATATTATTGACTGCCCGGGTTCCGACGACTTTATCGGCGGAGTTATCACTTCTCTGAATGTGACCGACACTGCAATTATTCTTCTTAATACTCCTTATGGTGTAGAAGTTGGAACACAAAACCATCTTCGTTACACCGAACGATTTTCAAAACCCGTTATTTTTGTCGCCAATCAGTTAGACCATGAAAAAGCGGATTTTGATCAACTTCTTGAACAACTAAAAGAACAATACGGAGGAAAAGTTGTTCAGATTCAATTCCCTCTGAATACCGGTGCCGGCTTCAATGCTGTTATCGATGTATTGAAAATGAAGATGTACCGCTGGAAACCCGAAGGTGGTGCTCCTGAAGAATTAGAAATTCCTAACGAATATAAAGATAAAGCAGATGATCTACACAACAAGCTCGTAGAATCGGCAGCAGAACACGATGAAGAGCTGATGGAAAAATATTTTGAACAAGGTTCTTTGACTGAAGACGAAATGAGATTCGGGATTCGCAAAGGACTTGTGCACCGCGACATGTTCCCTGTTTTCTGCGTTTGTTCGGGACGTGACATGGGTGTTCGCCGACTTATGGAATTCCTGGGCAACGTGGTTCCTTACGTACAGGATCTTCCCAAACCGGTTACGAAAGACGGCACAGAAGTTGCTCCCGATGCCACAAAACCGACCAGCCTTTTTGTATTCAAAACAAGCATAGAACCACATATCGGAGAAGTTTCTTATTTCAAGGTAATGTCCGGCAAAGTACATGAAGGAGATGACCTTGTAAATGTTTCCCGTGGCACCAAAGAACGCATCAATCAAATCTTCTCCGTTGCAGGTTCTCTCCGTGACAAAGTAGAAGAATTGGTAGCCGGCGATATAGGAGCTACTGTTAAGCTAAAAGAAACGCGCACCGGAAATACCCTCAATGCAAAGGGTTGCGAGTATGAATTCCCATCTATCTCCTACCCTGACCCAAAATTCCGTCGTGCTATCAAAGCCAAGAACGAAGCCGATTCTGAAAAGCTCAGCGAAATTCTCACCCGCATGCACGAAGAAGATCCGACATGGATTATTGAAATGTCGAAAGAACTGAAGCAGACAATCGTGTATGGTCAGGGCGAATTTCATCTTCGCACACTTAAATGGAGAATTGAAAACAACGATAAGGTAATGATCGATTATATTGAACCGAAAATTCCATATCGTGAAACAATCACAAAATCAGCACGTGCCGATTACCGCCATAAAAAACAATCGGGTGGAGCCGGTCAGTTTGGAGAAGTCCACCTCATTATCGAACCTTATTTTGAAGGGATGCCCACTCCGGATCTTTACAAATTCAACGGACAGGAATTCAAAATCAGCGTACGCGACAAACAGGAAATTCCTCTTGAATGGGGCGGCAAGCTGGTATTCATCAACAGTATTGTCGGTGGAGCGATCGATGCTCGTTTTTTACCTGCCATTCTAAAAGGAATTCTTGACAAAATAGAACAAGGCCCGCTTACAGGTTCTTACGCCCGCGACGTTCGTGTAATTGTTTACGATGGCAAAATGCATCCTGTAGATTCCAATGAAATATCATTCCGACTGGCAGGACGTAATGCTTTCAGCACAGCGTTCAAGCAGGCAAGTCCTAAATTGCTGGAACCAATTTATGATGTGGAAGTACTTGCTCCTTCCGATCGTCTTGGTGACGTTATGAGCGACCTTCAGGGACGCCGGGCAATTATCATGGGTATGCACAGCGAAAAAGGCTTTGAAAAGCTCACCGCCAAAGTTCCACTAAAAGAACTTTCAAGTTACTCTACAACGCTTAGTTCGCTAACCGGTGGTCGTGCTTCATTTACCATGAAGTTTGCCAGCTATGAGCTCGTACCAATGGATGTACAAGACAAGCTACTGAAAGAATACGAAGCTACTCAGCTAGAAAGAGAATAG
- a CDS encoding MBL fold metallo-hydrolase, with protein MEIFLNDLRYMKLTYVFHSCFVIESTDITLIFDYYKDSANNWLMRHLPDLKGKVYVFASHAHHDHFNKEILEWSTVRKDIQYIFSKDILDEKQCLSSDGFFLNKGGVYQDDRIYVKAYGSTDQGVSFYVEAGGKKIFHAGDFNDWHWKEESTPEEIADAERFYQDELNILAGEVPVLDVAMFPLDPRLGADFADGVILFLQRIKTGLLVPMHCQGEHTFINCFGAKAQNYDSQYFFIEKEEDSFEF; from the coding sequence ATGGAAATTTTTCTTAATGATTTACGGTATATGAAATTAACTTATGTATTTCATAGTTGTTTTGTAATTGAATCAACTGATATTACACTGATTTTTGATTATTACAAAGATTCTGCGAATAATTGGCTGATGCGACATTTGCCAGACCTAAAAGGAAAGGTATATGTGTTTGCCTCTCATGCGCACCACGACCATTTTAACAAGGAAATATTAGAGTGGAGCACTGTCAGAAAGGATATTCAGTATATTTTTTCCAAGGATATACTCGATGAAAAGCAATGCCTGTCATCTGATGGATTCTTTTTAAATAAAGGCGGGGTTTATCAGGACGACCGAATATATGTGAAGGCTTATGGGTCAACCGACCAGGGTGTTTCGTTTTATGTTGAAGCCGGAGGCAAAAAAATCTTTCATGCAGGTGATTTTAATGACTGGCACTGGAAAGAAGAATCGACGCCGGAAGAAATTGCAGACGCAGAAAGATTTTATCAGGATGAGCTAAATATTCTTGCAGGAGAAGTGCCTGTTTTGGATGTGGCGATGTTCCCTCTCGATCCACGCCTCGGAGCTGATTTCGCAGATGGGGTTATCTTGTTTTTGCAACGGATTAAAACGGGATTGCTGGTGCCGATGCATTGTCAGGGAGAACATACTTTTATTAATTGCTTTGGTGCCAAAGCTCAAAATTATGACAGCCAATATTTCTTCATTGAAAAGGAAGAAGATAGTTTTGAATTCTAA